The genomic interval TCATTTTGAATAAGGAGAAGCACGGCCAGCCTGGACGGGCCAGACAAAGGATGAAATAAGAATGATGTCCAGGCAGAGCCATGAAGGCTGAGGCCTGGACAGAAGCACTGGTCTCAGCCAAGAGAGCGGGGCTCCCGGCCTGGCCTTTGGAGGGGGCAGCCACCCCACATCCCTGATGCTGCTCCAGCAGGCCTGGAGAACACAGCAAGGGCCCAAAGATGCGCTCAGACCCTGCACCTGACTGCGGTTGGTCTGCTGGGTTTTAGACGTGCTTGGGACCCGCACCCATCTTCCTCAGTCCCTTCCTTCTGGAAGGGAACGTCTACCCCATGCCTGTCCCACTACTGTATTCTGGAGTCAGATTAGTTGTTTTCTAGGCTTAGGGGCCTAAAGATAGAAAGGAACTTTGTTCCAAAATGAACATCACTCAAAACTGTTTTTGAGGAGATTGTGGAGTTgaagttgttactgaaatggctcgAGGCTTTAGGGATGCTGGGAGGGGGTGAATGCATTCTGAAGGTGGGAAGAACGTGTCTTTTTGGGGGCCCAGAGGGTGGgatggggattgaatcatgttccctcAAGAGACATGTGTAAGACCCAACCCCCAGTTGTGCGGTGAGATCCCATTTGCAAACAGGACCTCCAGAGATGCCACCAGGTAAAGTGTGGCGAGCTCAGCGAGGTGGGCCTCATTTAATCTTGAATAGCCAAAGTCCTCCTAAGCAAAGAAGAGGGGACACAGAAGGAGCAATCAGGAGACAGGGACAGATGGCCATGAGACGGAGGCAGTGGGTGACCATGCCAGACGCTATGGACTCTGGAGAAAGCACTGCCTGCCAGCACCTTGATGTACAACTTCTGGCCTCAAAAACCGTGAGACGGTAAATCCAGGCAGTGAGAGCCGCCCAGCCTGTGCCACCGGACGCTGGGTCTTGGTACCTTGCATGCCCCTTTCCAAAGCTTCCCCTCCCTGGGCTCCCTGCTTCCCACATGACAAAACAGCATCCCTTCTAGAAATCCTACTGCCCCTGatgccccttccctcctctcatACTCATGGGCCCCATGTTCTTTCCTGAGTCACCCACGGTCACGTGACTCATGGGGAACACGGGGCCCCCTTCCTGGAGCAGGGCCTAGAGATGACCTGCACACAGTGCACACTAACTGAAGGGACAGGTGACCTTTCCCCACCGCTGCGGCCCTGCCATTCCGGTATGTCTTCCTCTGAATGcctctccccccgcccccgctcTCTGCTATCCTCATCTGGGCCACTGTCCCCTCCCACCCACTTGCCTTCTCCCATCTCCACATGCCCAGCACAGCCAGAGCTGCTGACCCCCACGTCCCAAAGCTGGACACTCCACTTCAGAGGGGTGGGATCCCTGGTCTGAGTGCCACCAGGCCGTGGGCTTCCTCAGAGACGCCTGTGACCAGGCAGAATGCAGCTGCTGGGGTGCCCTGTGGTCCCTCCCTGGTCCCCCAGTGTGGACGACCAGAACGAGACAGGAGCGGAAGTCACCACAAGAACAAAAAGGGCAAGAGGGCAAAAGGCCAAGGTGAAGACAGGAACCTGCTGTCCACTGTACAATGAAAGGGAAAGACGTGTGCCAAACTGTGTTGTGCCTCGTCCTTACCCGAAATGATTCCAGCTCCTTCTCGGTGAAGTTGGCCGACTTGGCCATATCCCACAAATCGATCACTCGGGGCTCTTCGAACTCTGGAGGAGGAGCACAGGCAGCTCAGTGACCCCTGGGTGCTGACACAGCCTACTGAGTACCGTGCAGACACTGCTTGTGTGCTCGGTGTCCTCCTTCTCCGAACGCACCCATCTACAGCCCAGTGGACCCGGGACAAGAGTGGCCTCTGCCATGAGGCCTCCACGTGCCCCCCTGCTCTGGGCACCTGTCTTTCCCTGTCCCAGATGTTGGACCCACTGACTCAGTATGACCACAAGGGTAAACAGTGAGGTGAAGCAAAGGGAAAGGCCAGCAGGAACCGGCAAACAAGTTGAGACAAGATGTAAGGAGGCTACTCAGGAATCTCAAGGAAGACCCCCAGGTCCACTGCCCCTTCCAGAGCCAGGCTCTGGCCATCTGCCCTTCTTTAAGCTCAGCTTTCTGCCAGTGTCACAGGAGGGCTGCCCACTTTTCCTTCTCACAGTTGCCCCTGCTTATCCGCTGTGCTGGTCCCCCTCCTATCTCTGACCCCTACGGACTGGGAGGCTCGCATGGAAAATGACTACGAGGACCAGGCAGACTGGGTTGGAGAAACCTGACGACCCGGCTGGGAGAGAGAAGGTCCAAGCCAGGAGGGCTGAGTGAGGGTCCAGGGAGCCTGGTGGGGGAGGACAGAGGGGCTGCAGGGTCCTTCCACCTCCACGCTGGAGAGGCCCCTCAGGCGTGGCCCCGAGGCCAGGGAGAAGCTGGCCTAGGGCCACAGCAGGAGCTCGGCCCTCTCCACCCTCTCCACTCCTCGCACTCCACCCCAGGCTCAGGCTTGTCAGATGAACAATTACACGCTGGAGAAAAACAATGGCTTGCTGGAGCCTGGGGCGCTGAGCAAGGAGGAAGGGAGCAGGCTCTGGCCACCCCGTGCGGGAGAGACGCCTTGTGATGAGCcactgcggggggggggggggggggggggggcgcagggCTGTCTGCTCCCACAGCACAGCTGGGGATTCTAACCAGCACAGGGGCTGAGGAGGAACCCTTAAATGTACATATTCGATGATGGTGTGAAACTTAAAAGAAACGGTGAATAAACAGCAaacagataaaaggaaaagacagggaaaggagggagggagggagaaagccCCACGTGTGTCTCCCCAAGCAAGGGGACACACTGCGAGGGGCTGACTCGCGACCACAGTGCTCTCCTGTCCCAGCACTCTGGGCCCTGAGGGACAAGAGGTGGGCCTGGGCCACCCCTCATGGGACATCCACAGAAGTTGGGCTGGGGACAGCCTTTCTCCCACAGCAGGGACAGGTGGTCAGCAGTGGTGGTCTTCCCTCTTCACCAGCTGCTCCAGCCCCCACCCTGGCTGTCCACCTCCCCAGCATCCATCAAGGGCCAGCCCTGAGCACAGGGAGGCCACGAAGGTCcagctgccccagccctgcctgcaAGGAGCCATGGCCAGCACGGGAGACACAGGGTGGGCACAGGGCCATGTGCAGCACGGCTGTGACGGCAGAGCTGAGGGAGGCCTCCGCTGAGGGCTCACATGTAGGGTATGGGTTTGCACACACATGTGGCATGGAGTTGGCAcatgcgcatgcacacacacacacacacagggtatGGGGCTCACACACACATGGGGCGTGGGGTCTGCATGCATACACACCCGGGGTGTGGGGCTCACACACTCATggggttcacacacacacacagacgtgCCAGGCGTGGGAGGCGTCCCTTCCAGAGCTCACCGCTGGCTGCCTCGTAGCCCCTGTGGCTGACCTTCCTCAGGCGGTCGAAGCCCTGGGTGATGGCGCGCAGCCGGTCCTTGAGCTCGGCATGCTTGCTGTGCAGGGCTGCTTCCTTGGTGGGGCCCATCTCGGAGGGGCTGATCATGTTCTCGTGAATCTCTGTGGGGACAGAAGCCGACACCTCCTTGATACAGCCCCCCTCAGGGAGACGGCAGGAGCACACTCAGTACCCAGCACAGCCTGAGCCCAGGAGCTTTTCCTAAAGAGTCACAGCACGGGAGATTCTGAAAACACTCTTTTCTCGGCAGAAAACACTTTCTCCTTCGGGAGGTCTCTGCAGGTCTTAGTGACCATTTGTCTTCATAAGCACTTCCTGCCAAACAAAGGCGTGGGGAGGGACTGGTTCCTGAGCTGCTCCCTGACCTGGACACTCACTCTGGACACAGGGCCACTCCCAAGGAGCCGGCCTCATCCCTGCCTTCTCAGAGTCTAGTCTTGATGTCCTGTTCTCTCTTAGGGCAGGAAAACTGCAGACCTGGGAGAGGGGCCGAGTTCAAAGCACTGGCTTGAACATGCCTCAAAAGGCTGGCGTGATCAGACCGTTGGTTTCGCTGGAGAGAGAGGACCAGGCATGATGACTAAGCTCTCCAAATTCTAAACAGACGTTTCATGACCCCATACAGCCCTGGCTGGGTTCCTAAACGGTGAAATGCAGCCACGAGACTGCTAGAAGTTCAGGAAAACAGCCTTGGGTGCCCTCCCTCTGGAGCCAACAGGTCCAGAGATGGGGTGGTATCTCAGGGCTCAGGCCAGGCTGTGGGGCAGCACCTTCAGTTCTGCTCAGCGTCTCCAACAGGATGTTGTACTCCTGAACTTTCTCTTTATGATGTTTCAACTCCCGCCAGAGCTTCTCCAATTCTTCACTGGAGAACTTGCCAGAGGTCTTGGCCTAAGAAGAACAAGGCGTCCTGAGCGAGCTCCTGAGAACAGGGTGGGCCCTAAGCCTCCCAGCAGCAGGACCCGGCTCTTGGGTGGAGGGCTCAGGCCAGCTCTTGGCCTCTGCAGTCCCTTCACATGGAGACCGTAAACAAACGCCAAGCTGTGGGCAGGGCTGCCGGGCAAGGCAACGCTGCTACCCGCACGGCTGCAAAGCTGGAATGTGGTACAGTTTGCAGGACCCCACTGGCTGCCCCTGAGCCTACTCGCCCCCCCCCACCTGCTATCTAGCTGCCCCTGGGGTTTGCTGCCCACTGTCTCCCTGGAGCTGCTGCTCCTGgggcctcctccctcccctccccagctctcTTGGCCCTGGCTGCACCTCTCCAGGAGGGACTCCTGACCAGTCCCACCTCATTTCCATGGCCCCTGCCCCACTGGGCTGGGCAGGACCATGTGGAACAGACCACTCTGCACCCAGTCCACAACACACGGCCCCTCCCTCAGTCCCAAGGACCAGGCTGGGACAAGAGTTCCAGTTTTCTGATCCACAATCAGTGTAATTCAACAGACTGGTCTGCACCAGGTGAGTCCCTCGCTACAGGCAGGCCGACCCACACCCCTGCCCACACCCCAACCCGAGGTGCAGGTGCCAGGCCGGGCACCCCATACCCTGCCCATGACTCAAGGCCCCAGAAAATTGAAAGTGACCCGGCCCCGGCACCTCTCCTAGCAGGAGCAGTGGGTGCGAGCAAACACCCCAAAGCAAACAGCTTCGAGGTCAAGAAAGTAGGCCCGAGTTGTGACCCAGTACAGAGCGCACACAGACCCTCAGCACGTGCCCGACACGCCGGCCGCGAGCCCGCGAGGATGTCCCACCCAGGAAGGGCACTCTCGGGAAGGGCCAGCACCGGTTCACCAGGAGGCGCTGGCATGCCCCGCCTGCCCTGGCCCAGGGGGGAGTGTTAACAGGACAGAGTCCTGCCCACTACCCTCTGTCCTTGGATCCCCAAGGGGGTCACGCCCGGGGCACCTTGTGCCACAGCTTCTCCAGCCTCGGGTCGTCCAGTCTGTCCTCGTCACCGCTGAGGTAGTTGCTGCTCACCACCTGTGTGTCCTTCTTCCCGTCCAGCCCGTACTTGGCCAGGATCACTAGGGAACGGAAGGTTCTGTGAGAGGGATGCCACAGGCCCTCAGAAGGCCTGCTGGAAGCAGCTGGGCTCGTCAGTGAAGGGACAGGTCTGCGCCCTGCTTCTTCCTTCCCTGAGCCCCTGGAAAGGGCACTCGAGACCTGGCGAGAACAGGGACATCAGCAAGTTCACAGGCCCTGGTGCCTGTTTTACCTTCGTGCCCGGCAGTTACAGGGCACGCCCCAGGCCAGACAGGCCACCCGGGTCCTTCTGCCCCTGGTCTTGCCCAGTTCCTCCCCATGCTGTGCTGTCTGCAGTCAGGGGCAGCGCCCAGGCGTGGGCCCACGGTGCCAACTCACTACTAACGGGCTCACACACGGCCCCGAGATCTGAGGACGCACTGCCAAGCATGGCACAGTGTGAGTGCGGGGGCTGGGGCTGAGGCAGCTTTCTGATAACCAGATCATTATTTGCAGGAAATCATTTCTCTAAAGAGGCATTGTCTGTGCCAGCTGCTTCCAGTCAGGAGGTAGAAGCACCAAGCAAGGCTGCCAGGGTTCAGCTGCTGAGACTGACAGCACTGGTACCCGCAGCTGGCCCTCTTGCCCTGACTGGCTGTTGGTTCACGATGTGGTAGGGTGGCCGGGTGGCTCAGCCACACCGAGCACAGGGAGGCGGCAACACGAGGCCAATGTGGGTCTCAGGCCATGCAGGCTGGAAGTCGTACCTTAACTGCAGGGCCCAGCACATTCCCACAGACTCTTCCCCTTGAAGCTGGGACCCACCCTGCTCTGTCTGAGCTTGCAGGATTTCCTTCACGCCCAGGTCCGTCCAAGCACAGCGTCTCCCCCGACAGCCAGGGCTGCCCGAATGCTTGGGAGGCCCCTGACGTTTCAAATCCCACTTCATCTTCTGCTGGGTCACCTTGGTGCCAACCAAGGAGCCAAGGCCACCCAAGAAGAAGACAGAGATAGTCCTTCCTCCAGGCTAGAAGTCACTTCCCAGTGAGGATGCTGAGTCCGGTTGGGGGGTTCAGGTCAGGAAACCCCCAGAGCCTCCATAACTTCTCTGGCACTGCCCTCCTCGGGCCATGAGAATTAGTAGAAATAAGATCAGATCTTATTTTTTCAGCACAGATACCAAGGAACTTTGAGTGATTTGATGGTGAATTCAGGAAATCCCAGGTCACCTGGCAGTGTTACTCCTGAGTTGTGTAACTCTGGAGAAGCTTCTGACCCcgagactcagtttccccatctgtaaatggggatGACAGTGCCTCATACGTCCCTCACCTGCCTGCTGCAGAGTCTGGCCTGGGGTAGGGACTGCACCAGTTCCTCTGGCTCCTGCAGAGGAGGCTGACTGTGCATGGCAGTGCCAGAGAAGCCGCAGCTGAGCTTTTGTGAGCCTGTGCAGGACAGCACAGCCCAGAGGTGCCACTTGTGTGCCAACCACCACAACCCCCAAAGCACGCTGCATGGAACATTCTATCCAGCTCCCAGCCACCATGAGGTGGCAAACAGGCCCAGCAGTGAGGGGTGGGGTAGGGCCCCAGAGGGTGATAGTGACTGGGAGGCAATGGAGGGGACAAGAAGGCCCAGCAGGGAGTCCCAGCAGTGAGGTGGGGACCCAGAGATGAGGGGAGGGCTGGAGCGGCGAGGCGGTGTACGATGGGGTGAGGCCATGCCCTAACCTCCTGAGCAGGGCCCAGGAGTATGCGGGCAAGTAGAGGCaaaagggcaggggcaggggataACCATGGGCAGGGCGTAACCAGTGGGTCCCACCTCCCAGTCCTCTGCTGTCTGCACCGCAGTGAGGACAGAAAAATCAGCTCATGGAGGTGGTTCAGCAACGCCCCTAGCCCTAAGGCACTGCCAGGGTTACCCAAGACACCCAGGGGCACGTGTGCCTGGTGTCTGCCCCCCTCTGCCCATGCTGCCCATGGCCAAGGGGCAGACAGGCAGGTGGGGCTTGATGGGAGTGCCCCGCAGCCTCCCGGCCATCAGAATGGTCTCCAGTGTACAGGGCAGCTGGGCAGCCTCTTCTTGGACACCTCTGGGAATGGGCAGCTCACCGCGTTGAGTCACATTCCATTCCCTAACAGGTCTGAGAACCTGCTGTCCTGTGACCTCCTGACCCTGGAACGTGCCTGCTTCCCACAAGCGTGAGTGTTCAGGCCACCCCAGGGCCTCTCTGCCCAGATGCTCTGCCCCGGCTGCTCATCAGTGTGTCAGCAGCACCCCTCCCTCAGGGATGGCCATGGCACATCTGTGAAGAAGCTGACATGGAGCCAACAGCTCAGAGGCAGAAGCCAATGCTGCAGGGCTATGTAGCTGCTTCCCCTCGTGTCAAGAAACAACCCAAAACCGCACCGCTGAGATTGCGTGTGAGCTTTGCTTCCTTTTCCCCATCTTCGTCCAGCCCTTCAGCTTTCATCTTCTTCCAGCTGAGCTCATCCCGTTCTTGCATCTTCAGGTCAACATGGAGCTCAGACAGTTTCACCGGAGAGAGATGCAGctggggtgagagagagagagagggagagagagagagaggtgtgtgtgagtgtgtgcgtgtgtgcgtgggGCGGTGGGTAAGCAGTGCCAAAGACGAGATGGCAGGAGGCACAGTGAGCAGGGGGATGAGGGGCGGGGGGAGGCCAGGATCTCACACACATGTGCAAGAGAGCCTCAAAGGGCCACATAGCTGCAGTGAGGACAGCTGGCTTGGGTGCTCCAGAGCTCAGCGCCTCAAGCACTGCCCGCTGGTCATGGCCTGCACTATCATGGAGTGGAGGGACAGGCAGGCCCTGCAGGCCACAGCCTGGTCCCCTGCAGTGGACACCATCCCTCCCACCACAAGACATGGTGCAGTAAACAGGTGGGGCACAAGGGTGCCCCTGAGGGCCGGGTGAACAAGAGCACGGCCTCTGCCCACAGAGGGGAAGACCAAATTAGCAGCATGAGAGGGCAACAGGCACTGagcttatcaaaataaaaaagggcaTCTATGGTCTCCTGTGGCACGCTGGGAGGCCATCTGTCCGTCTGGGAGACGCAGTGGCCACCCTGGCCACCAGGGAGCAGTGTGTGCCCACCCATCCTGAGCTGCTCATTTCCACCCCCCAGGGAGGTTGGGAAGGGCTGTGCTGTGGGCCCAGAGAGCCCAGCTCTGGTCCTTCTGCTGGTCACCTGAGGCTGCCAGTCCCTAGGCTGAGGCATGACATGCTGGTGAGAGTACAAAGGACCCTAGAAATAAAACGCGCTGTGCCTGACAGGTGCCCTTCTCCCAGGCTCCCGTGCCCCCATACCCATGCGAAGGGGCAGGGCTTCCAGGTGGGGGTTTCCTCTCTGGCTCTGCGAGGCGGGCACCCCAGGTTCCTGCTCCCCCAAGGGGCCCAGCCACCCCGCGGGGCAGGTTACCTCCAGCACACAGCAGGGCCAGACAGATGGACATCCGGGGGCTCTGGTGAGCAGGGTGTGCGCAGCAGAGAGGGAAATCTCACCCACCTTGGAGTCTGCTAAGGT from Tamandua tetradactyla isolate mTamTet1 chromosome 19, mTamTet1.pri, whole genome shotgun sequence carries:
- the LRPAP1 gene encoding alpha-2-macroglobulin receptor-associated protein, producing MASRKVGSVPRGLLLLLLLLLLVGPAPAAGHGGKYSREKNEPGLPPKREPGDEFRMEKLNQLWEKAKRLHLSPVKLSELHVDLKMQERDELSWKKMKAEGLDEDGEKEAKLTRNLSVILAKYGLDGKKDTQVVSSNYLSGDEDRLDDPRLEKLWHKAKTSGKFSSEELEKLWRELKHHKEKVQEYNILLETLSRTEEIHENMISPSEMGPTKEAALHSKHAELKDRLRAITQGFDRLRKVSHRGYEAASEFEEPRVIDLWDMAKSANFTEKELESFREELKHFEAKIEKHNHYQKELEISHEKLKHVASFGDREHLSRNKEKYALLEEKTKELGYKVKKHLQDLSSRISRGLQHNEL